One Pyrococcus furiosus DSM 3638 genomic region harbors:
- a CDS encoding MTH1187 family thiamine-binding protein translates to MAVIIEFSLIPLGEVSVSKYIAEAIKLLEEKGVKYQLTPMGTIIEVGSVEEGLKIVGEAHELMFKLGVKRVVTHIKIDDRRDKERKMEDKVKSVIEKVKK, encoded by the coding sequence ATGGCTGTAATCATCGAGTTTTCTCTTATTCCTTTGGGGGAAGTAAGTGTGAGTAAGTACATAGCAGAAGCTATAAAGCTTTTAGAGGAGAAAGGTGTTAAATATCAGTTAACCCCCATGGGGACAATTATTGAGGTCGGGAGTGTGGAGGAAGGGTTGAAGATTGTGGGGGAGGCTCATGAATTAATGTTTAAATTGGGAGTTAAGAGGGTTGTTACCCACATAAAGATTGATGATAGAAGGGATAAAGAGAGGAAAATGGAGGATAAGGTAAAATCTGTGATTGAGAAGGTGAAGAAATGA
- a CDS encoding DUF373 family protein translates to MKVLILAIDRDNDFGVKAGVNGPVIGREKCLDAAVKLSLADPEDSDANTLFAAIKLYDELKRSGEFEDVEVALITGHPSVGVKSDLELSRQLEEVLKVFPADGVIPVTDGAEDEQIFPIISSKVPIISSRRVVVKQSPGIETTWYIIVRYLKELLSDPEASKVFVGIPGMIVLLFGLAKLISLRYPASTQIVSSVVTGFIMLLVGGYFFVKGFKLRPIQSIAKMISRGFITFIAGLTGLIVIGVGAIKVYLTIESIAESMIGGIPSNELIALLIYINALNFYFILGLGIIALGKIIQGYLRRNFHLWYYVTALLMLPGFWIVIDVVTRYANPFIKISTTEIATKVLLVGVDLVISILIGLKLKERIKNWAIRVPSL, encoded by the coding sequence ATGAAGGTATTAATCCTGGCTATTGATAGAGACAATGACTTTGGAGTAAAGGCCGGAGTTAATGGACCAGTTATAGGTAGAGAGAAGTGTCTAGATGCTGCTGTAAAGCTAAGTTTAGCTGATCCAGAGGATAGTGATGCAAATACTCTTTTTGCCGCAATAAAACTCTATGATGAGTTGAAGAGAAGTGGAGAGTTTGAAGATGTTGAAGTGGCTTTAATAACTGGACACCCTTCTGTCGGCGTGAAGAGTGACCTTGAATTGTCAAGACAACTTGAGGAAGTCCTTAAAGTGTTTCCGGCAGACGGTGTTATTCCCGTAACGGATGGGGCCGAGGATGAGCAAATATTTCCAATTATCTCCTCGAAGGTTCCAATAATAAGTAGCAGAAGGGTCGTTGTTAAGCAGAGCCCTGGGATAGAGACGACGTGGTACATAATTGTGAGATATCTAAAGGAACTCCTAAGCGATCCAGAAGCTTCCAAAGTTTTTGTGGGGATCCCAGGAATGATAGTTTTATTGTTTGGACTTGCAAAGCTTATTTCACTCCGCTATCCAGCAAGCACTCAGATTGTTTCCTCGGTCGTTACTGGCTTCATAATGTTGCTTGTGGGAGGATATTTCTTTGTTAAAGGGTTTAAACTCAGACCAATCCAGTCAATTGCTAAGATGATTAGTAGAGGGTTCATTACATTCATAGCAGGTCTAACTGGACTGATTGTTATTGGAGTGGGTGCGATAAAGGTATATTTAACTATTGAAAGCATTGCTGAGAGCATGATTGGGGGCATCCCCTCGAACGAGCTAATAGCTCTGCTAATATACATAAATGCCCTCAACTTCTATTTTATACTTGGTCTTGGAATAATAGCTCTTGGGAAGATAATTCAAGGTTATCTAAGGAGAAACTTCCACCTTTGGTATTACGTTACAGCCCTGCTAATGCTCCCAGGATTTTGGATTGTTATTGACGTTGTGACAAGATATGCGAACCCCTTCATTAAAATTTCAACTACAGAAATTGCTACAAAAGTGCTCCTTGTGGGGGTTGACCTAGTTATTAGTATCCTAATTGGGTTAAAATTGAAAGAAAGAATAAAAAATTGGGCTATAAGGGTTCCGTCACTTTGA
- a CDS encoding COG1361 S-layer family protein, protein MKKTSLMLIALIGLSLLSPVIAQEDIARRNYTATGGDLLYEGYMNVGDYLLIGPLMIIFKETVYDINENKWKAVFLAFDEDMNPVGPNLTVIYIPDEEKVSQLLSNVTFLRAMAETLGYNPDDPTEFAQFLQWLSTADEIEIWEAIVKTIEEHPELGIEVEDVSKPYTIPNAEPIGVNETAKIEYNGKTLYITVVQVYPNGAKVSISGPVEWRVSLVQGLLLSKIEYPGKLKPGEIFEIKVKLKNIGARKVRFVTAILSPTPIMPTLPSSQTQNDISTALPQLASQTGVLQGALYPLETMYKYIDLIEPGEEVELSFKYKVNENARPGDYPIYLSVIYFVYTSGQLLEQRTLYDSAVVTIRKDYEAHLTLKDVSVPKIVHPGEDFNLTLTFENSGGDTAKEIVGKILVSAEPSDISMLTGANILTSPFNPVTPDSFYKNFLEPGASFTKTFTLHVNEDASTGTYPIKIKIEYYSGNEDSKISQEFTLAITVVRKREAFIEIENATTIPEKVEPGSTFTLVLALKNKGEGYAKGLEVKIEPIETQIQREITKVDLSQLSSFPIPQGELLSENLQKAINQLIENLGTEESQVFLPIGEDNVKYNGIVLPNQTVVVTFRLKANSRLESNIYPVKLRLRYVTSPDDKLIEDDRVVGVEVTGMERIIISKVLTSPSRVLPGYADVVVSFSVENVGSGEARYVILTPEPRYPFSLSETSDKIINAGTLRQGDSYQASFKVDVDKNAKPGEYKIPILVTYKDPTGTYRNITLYVPIIIEEKPNIIIENVTFNPEPVQGRDVNVYVTLKNIGGEKAENVIIEGVVKSSQPFSIIKRTDYVGNLHPNQTGQGVITLSISRNAIPKDYIIQIRIRAVGDREKGDDNVYTFEYSISIPVKENTETQSRLRLLATISGILAITIAVFIYLKRRSK, encoded by the coding sequence GTGAAAAAGACTAGCCTTATGCTGATCGCTTTAATTGGCCTCTCATTATTGTCTCCAGTAATTGCCCAGGAAGACATAGCACGAAGAAACTACACAGCAACTGGAGGAGATCTTTTATATGAGGGCTATATGAACGTTGGGGATTACCTCCTAATAGGTCCATTAATGATAATTTTCAAAGAGACAGTATACGATATCAATGAGAACAAATGGAAGGCTGTGTTTCTAGCATTTGATGAGGACATGAACCCAGTGGGGCCAAATCTAACTGTAATATATATTCCAGATGAAGAAAAAGTATCACAATTACTCTCAAATGTAACATTCTTAAGGGCCATGGCCGAAACTCTCGGCTATAATCCCGACGACCCTACAGAATTTGCCCAATTCCTCCAATGGCTCTCTACGGCTGATGAAATTGAAATTTGGGAAGCTATAGTGAAGACCATAGAAGAGCACCCTGAATTAGGAATAGAAGTAGAGGACGTATCAAAACCATATACAATCCCAAATGCCGAGCCGATAGGAGTTAATGAAACTGCAAAAATTGAATACAATGGAAAAACTCTGTATATTACAGTTGTTCAGGTATATCCAAATGGAGCAAAAGTCAGCATCAGCGGGCCAGTTGAGTGGAGGGTTTCCCTGGTTCAAGGATTACTGCTCTCGAAAATTGAGTATCCAGGAAAGTTAAAGCCTGGAGAAATATTCGAGATAAAAGTAAAGCTGAAGAACATAGGTGCCAGAAAAGTTAGGTTCGTCACTGCAATACTCTCACCAACTCCCATCATGCCCACACTTCCCTCTAGCCAAACCCAAAATGATATCTCCACAGCACTTCCCCAATTGGCCTCTCAGACCGGAGTACTGCAAGGAGCTCTCTACCCACTAGAAACAATGTACAAGTACATAGATCTCATAGAGCCCGGAGAAGAAGTTGAGCTGAGCTTCAAGTACAAAGTCAATGAAAATGCAAGGCCAGGAGATTACCCAATTTACTTGTCCGTAATATACTTTGTCTACACTTCAGGCCAGTTGCTTGAACAAAGAACTCTCTACGATTCTGCAGTCGTCACAATAAGGAAAGATTATGAGGCCCACTTAACTCTTAAAGACGTTTCAGTCCCTAAGATCGTTCACCCTGGGGAAGATTTCAACCTAACATTAACGTTTGAAAATTCTGGTGGGGATACGGCAAAAGAAATCGTAGGAAAGATTTTAGTTAGCGCAGAACCAAGTGATATTTCAATGCTTACAGGAGCAAATATCTTAACTTCACCATTCAACCCAGTAACTCCCGATTCATTCTACAAAAACTTCCTTGAGCCAGGCGCTAGCTTTACTAAAACCTTCACCTTACACGTAAATGAAGATGCGAGTACAGGGACTTATCCCATTAAAATCAAAATTGAATACTATTCTGGAAATGAGGATTCCAAAATATCTCAAGAGTTCACGCTAGCAATTACTGTAGTTAGAAAGAGGGAAGCCTTCATAGAGATAGAAAACGCGACTACAATTCCTGAAAAAGTTGAACCTGGGTCAACATTTACACTAGTTTTAGCGCTAAAGAACAAGGGAGAGGGATATGCAAAAGGATTGGAGGTTAAAATAGAACCAATAGAAACTCAAATCCAAAGGGAAATTACCAAAGTAGACTTGTCTCAGCTTTCCTCTTTCCCAATACCTCAGGGTGAGCTACTCTCGGAGAATTTGCAAAAGGCAATAAACCAATTGATAGAGAATTTAGGAACCGAAGAATCTCAAGTATTCCTTCCGATAGGAGAGGACAACGTCAAATACAACGGAATAGTACTGCCAAATCAAACTGTTGTAGTGACATTTAGGTTAAAAGCCAACAGCAGACTTGAGAGTAATATTTATCCCGTAAAGCTTCGTCTAAGGTATGTAACTTCTCCAGATGATAAGCTAATAGAGGATGATAGAGTTGTTGGAGTAGAGGTTACTGGAATGGAGAGAATAATAATTTCGAAAGTTCTAACATCTCCAAGCAGGGTGCTCCCTGGGTATGCAGATGTAGTGGTGAGCTTCAGCGTAGAGAATGTGGGAAGCGGAGAGGCAAGATATGTAATATTAACACCAGAGCCAAGGTATCCCTTCTCCTTAAGCGAAACAAGCGATAAGATAATCAATGCAGGAACATTAAGACAAGGAGATTCATACCAAGCTTCTTTCAAGGTAGATGTCGACAAGAACGCGAAGCCTGGAGAATATAAAATACCAATTCTGGTTACCTATAAAGACCCAACTGGGACTTATAGGAACATAACCCTCTACGTCCCCATAATAATAGAGGAGAAACCGAACATCATCATTGAAAACGTTACGTTTAACCCAGAACCAGTGCAAGGAAGAGATGTTAACGTTTACGTTACGCTAAAGAACATTGGAGGAGAAAAAGCTGAAAACGTTATAATCGAAGGTGTTGTTAAGTCATCACAGCCGTTCTCAATTATAAAGAGGACTGACTACGTCGGAAATCTACATCCAAATCAAACTGGCCAGGGAGTGATAACACTCTCAATAAGCAGAAATGCAATTCCAAAAGATTACATAATCCAAATAAGGATTAGAGCAGTTGGCGATAGAGAAAAAGGAGACGACAACGTTTATACTTTTGAATACTCAATAAGCATCCCAGTAAAAGAGAACACTGAAACGCAAAGTAGGCTAAGGTTATTAGCCACAATTTCTGGAATCCTTGCCATAACAATTGCCGTGTTTATCTACTTAAAGAGAAGGTCAAAGTGA
- a CDS encoding hydrophobe/amphiphile efflux-3 (HAE3) family transporter translates to MLRKIAEIIVVYRHALAVIAMFLLVLSGYGLTQLRFESDLSKQLPEDLEAVKDYFALQNEFNAGSSALIYVKIESTKSVVDVRDPRVIEAIYNLEQRLKEREYVTSTFSIADLCVQILGRLPRSIEEVNFVLNFLPPEAKNGLISGDYSSTLVIVEINRERNQETLIRVYNEITSDIEKSNFPDGVKVILTGDLGITYRILQMLQSDMNKTMAVAGAIVVFLLLYFYKSPVRMLIPLIPLIFGVVMTLGFMGLLGIPLDMATSTVGAMIIGMGIDYGVHITNRYYEERSRGRPPEEAAEEAITETGKALLGAALTTIAGFLALSISILPSLKRLSITLTMGLGLAAINAVIITPALAILEEEIRSLLFKKETRISISGSESKLAGLFRRWGWRIKKFPIGALILALIISIISLYGLSQVTTEVRLEKMIPRGIPEIEALTDIRSEFGGQDEIYILVRADDVRDPEIVRAILRFERAVEADSYYNNVFESESIADEVIEKYGFIPNSKDLIKEALKDSSLVSPDYSMTIIKFKGNFMGVTQEDFDRIMRYFEEEIEMSYFPAGTKVSLAGEAYLNYVLNNLVNSELSRISTIGTVIVVLVVFILFRKPSVSIAMIMPMFLGALWTIGYMGLTGIPFTQTLAGVVSMIVGLGVDYGMHITHRFMEEFREGNKTPIITTMESVGPSILVGALTTAGGFLALLSADLTAIHDFGKVLAVGIFASMFSAYLVTPAILQLEFGKKIGGGESEKD, encoded by the coding sequence ATGTTGAGGAAAATAGCTGAAATAATAGTTGTCTACAGGCATGCTCTTGCAGTAATAGCGATGTTCCTCTTAGTGCTATCTGGTTATGGATTAACTCAGCTAAGGTTTGAAAGTGATTTATCTAAGCAACTTCCCGAGGATTTAGAGGCAGTTAAAGATTATTTCGCCCTTCAAAACGAGTTTAATGCAGGAAGTTCAGCCCTAATATATGTCAAGATTGAGAGTACGAAATCTGTTGTAGATGTTAGGGATCCCAGGGTTATAGAGGCCATATACAATTTAGAGCAAAGATTAAAGGAGAGGGAATACGTTACCAGCACATTCAGCATAGCCGACCTCTGTGTTCAGATTTTAGGAAGACTGCCCAGGAGTATCGAGGAAGTGAACTTCGTTCTCAACTTCTTACCTCCAGAAGCAAAGAACGGTTTGATTAGTGGTGACTATTCTTCAACTCTCGTCATAGTTGAAATCAACAGAGAAAGAAACCAAGAGACGTTAATTAGAGTTTACAACGAGATAACTTCAGATATAGAGAAAAGCAACTTTCCTGATGGCGTAAAAGTTATTCTAACTGGCGACCTGGGAATAACTTACAGAATACTTCAAATGCTCCAGAGTGACATGAACAAAACAATGGCCGTCGCCGGAGCAATTGTTGTATTCCTCCTCCTCTATTTTTATAAATCTCCAGTGAGAATGCTAATCCCACTAATTCCGCTGATATTTGGTGTTGTCATGACCTTAGGGTTCATGGGACTTTTAGGGATTCCCCTTGACATGGCAACGAGTACCGTCGGGGCAATGATAATAGGAATGGGAATAGATTATGGAGTTCACATCACCAATAGGTACTATGAAGAGAGAAGCAGGGGGAGACCTCCAGAAGAGGCTGCTGAGGAAGCAATTACTGAAACTGGAAAGGCCCTCCTGGGAGCTGCTTTAACAACCATTGCTGGATTTTTGGCCTTATCAATCTCAATTCTTCCGTCACTAAAGAGGTTGAGCATAACTCTAACCATGGGGCTTGGGTTGGCAGCAATAAATGCAGTTATAATAACCCCCGCCCTTGCAATCTTAGAGGAGGAAATTAGGAGCTTATTGTTCAAAAAAGAAACGAGGATAAGTATTTCAGGTAGTGAAAGTAAGTTAGCAGGTTTATTTAGAAGGTGGGGATGGAGAATAAAGAAATTCCCAATAGGAGCTTTGATATTAGCCTTAATCATTTCAATTATCTCGCTCTATGGATTAAGCCAAGTTACAACGGAAGTTAGATTGGAAAAGATGATTCCCAGGGGGATTCCTGAGATTGAAGCTTTGACTGACATAAGGTCAGAGTTTGGAGGCCAAGATGAAATTTATATCCTCGTTAGGGCCGATGACGTTAGAGATCCAGAAATCGTTAGGGCTATTTTAAGGTTTGAAAGGGCAGTCGAAGCTGATTCATACTATAACAATGTATTTGAGAGCGAGAGCATAGCTGATGAAGTTATAGAAAAATATGGGTTCATACCCAATAGTAAGGATCTCATAAAAGAGGCCCTCAAGGACTCCAGCTTAGTCTCTCCCGACTACAGCATGACGATAATAAAGTTTAAAGGAAACTTCATGGGCGTTACCCAGGAAGATTTCGATAGAATAATGAGATACTTTGAAGAAGAAATCGAAATGAGCTATTTTCCTGCAGGAACAAAAGTCAGCTTAGCTGGAGAGGCTTATCTAAACTACGTCTTAAACAATTTAGTGAACAGCGAGCTCAGCAGAATTTCCACAATCGGAACGGTAATAGTTGTCCTTGTCGTATTCATTTTGTTTAGAAAACCTTCAGTCTCAATAGCTATGATAATGCCCATGTTCCTGGGGGCTCTATGGACCATTGGATATATGGGACTCACTGGGATCCCGTTTACTCAAACTTTGGCTGGAGTTGTTTCGATGATAGTTGGGTTGGGAGTTGACTATGGGATGCACATTACCCACAGGTTCATGGAAGAATTTAGAGAAGGAAACAAGACTCCAATAATTACTACAATGGAGAGCGTAGGACCCTCAATCCTTGTGGGAGCGCTCACCACAGCTGGAGGATTTTTAGCATTGCTTTCCGCTGATCTCACTGCAATTCACGACTTTGGAAAGGTTTTGGCCGTGGGGATTTTCGCTTCAATGTTCTCCGCTTATCTAGTGACCCCCGCGATACTCCAGTTGGAGTTTGGAAAAAAGATAGGAGGTGGGGAAAGTGAAAAAGACTAG
- a CDS encoding GbsR/MarR family transcriptional regulator: MGIEEAKKIILELYANTARRLGQSELIGYIYGALFFSEDPLSLGDISELTGYSLSHVSSAMKVLESVGLVRRIKKPGDRKVYFVATKTFSEWRSSAFYDNIMDNIRETREKLLEALKELEGEESEEAEKLRQKINMALRRNEISEKLLSLIMKFDSEEELLETLEECLKKRK, translated from the coding sequence ATGGGTATTGAGGAGGCTAAGAAGATAATCTTGGAGCTATATGCAAACACCGCTAGAAGGCTTGGACAGAGTGAGCTAATTGGTTATATTTATGGGGCCTTATTTTTCTCAGAAGACCCCCTTAGCCTGGGAGATATCTCTGAATTGACGGGATATTCTCTCTCCCACGTGAGCTCAGCAATGAAAGTTTTGGAGAGCGTTGGTCTCGTTAGGAGAATTAAGAAACCGGGAGATAGGAAGGTGTATTTTGTTGCAACTAAAACGTTCAGTGAGTGGAGAAGTTCGGCATTCTATGATAACATTATGGATAATATAAGAGAAACTAGGGAGAAGCTTCTGGAAGCCCTAAAAGAGTTGGAAGGAGAGGAAAGTGAAGAAGCTGAGAAACTTAGACAAAAAATAAACATGGCCCTTAGGAGGAACGAAATTAGTGAAAAGCTCCTCTCACTGATAATGAAGTTTGACTCTGAAGAAGAGCTCTTGGAGACTCTGGAGGAGTGCTTAAAAAAGAGAAAATGA
- the hisS gene encoding histidine--tRNA ligase: MIERVKGTRDFLPEEMVKRRWVFERIRERFETYGFKEVLTPTMEYTKLFELRSGEEVVKQLYAFKDKGGRDVSLRPDMTSSVARLYVNMFQTAPKPIKWYYIANMFRYEEPQSGRYREFWQAGVELIGSDKVEADAEVIALFVESYLATGLREFTVNIGDRILLDEFAKMLGVKDDIGLMRIIDKKDKLPQEDFINALKEFGLDKNGIEKVLELINIKGKPDEVLPLAEELFTSEVAKNEINRLYALIDLLEAYEVKDWIRIDLGIARGFDYYTSIVFEAIAPNDLGIGSIGGGGRYDNLIEVFGGKPTPATGFAIGIERLIPILEAKGLIPEVQIAPDVYVVPIGERMKKVAIRIATSLRKSGIKTEIELMGRKLKKAMDYANKVGVKKTIIVGEKDLERGVVTVRDMESGEQNEVKIDDIVEFMKNALKT, translated from the coding sequence ATGATTGAAAGAGTAAAGGGAACAAGAGACTTTTTGCCAGAGGAGATGGTCAAAAGAAGATGGGTTTTTGAGAGAATACGAGAAAGATTTGAAACTTATGGCTTTAAAGAGGTTTTAACTCCAACCATGGAATATACAAAGCTCTTTGAGCTTAGAAGTGGAGAAGAAGTTGTTAAACAGCTCTACGCGTTCAAAGACAAGGGAGGAAGAGATGTCTCACTAAGGCCCGACATGACGTCAAGCGTTGCCAGGCTATATGTTAATATGTTCCAGACCGCCCCAAAGCCAATAAAGTGGTATTACATAGCAAATATGTTTAGGTATGAAGAGCCCCAAAGTGGGAGGTATAGGGAATTCTGGCAGGCTGGGGTTGAGCTAATAGGAAGCGATAAGGTCGAGGCTGATGCTGAGGTAATTGCACTCTTCGTGGAGAGTTATTTGGCAACTGGACTAAGAGAGTTCACAGTAAACATAGGGGATAGGATTTTGCTCGATGAATTCGCGAAAATGCTTGGTGTTAAGGACGATATTGGGCTCATGAGGATAATAGACAAGAAAGACAAACTTCCTCAAGAGGACTTCATTAATGCCTTAAAGGAATTTGGATTAGATAAGAATGGAATAGAGAAAGTTTTAGAGTTAATCAACATAAAGGGGAAACCAGATGAAGTTCTTCCACTAGCTGAAGAATTATTTACAAGTGAAGTTGCAAAGAACGAGATCAATAGGCTGTACGCACTCATAGATCTTCTAGAGGCTTACGAAGTTAAAGACTGGATAAGGATAGATTTAGGAATAGCGCGCGGATTCGACTACTACACTAGTATAGTTTTCGAGGCCATAGCTCCAAACGATCTTGGAATTGGCTCAATTGGTGGAGGAGGAAGATACGACAACCTCATTGAAGTGTTTGGAGGAAAACCAACGCCAGCAACGGGCTTTGCAATAGGAATTGAAAGGTTAATCCCAATATTGGAAGCAAAAGGCCTCATTCCTGAAGTCCAAATTGCTCCTGACGTATATGTTGTCCCAATTGGAGAAAGGATGAAAAAAGTTGCCATAAGAATAGCAACGAGCTTAAGAAAATCAGGAATTAAAACGGAGATTGAGCTGATGGGAAGGAAGCTCAAAAAGGCAATGGACTATGCAAACAAAGTAGGGGTGAAGAAGACAATCATTGTTGGAGAAAAAGACTTGGAAAGGGGAGTCGTTACTGTTAGGGATATGGAGAGTGGAGAGCAGAACGAAGTGAAAATTGATGACATAGTTGAATTCATGAAAAATGCTTTAAAGACATGA
- a CDS encoding glycine C-acetyltransferase, with product MGKLDWIREELEELKKKGLYVTIRVLQSAQGPWVIVNGKKVLNMCSNNYLGLAAHPKIKEAAIRAILDYGVGAGAVRTIAGTMDLHVELEEKLAKFKKREAAILFQSGYNANLGAISALLRKGEDGVFLSEELNHASIIDGMRLSGAPKVIYKHLDMEDLKKKLEENKDKKKKIIVTDGVFSMDGDLAPLPEIVELAEQYDAIVYVDDAHGEGVLGSHGRGIVDHFNLHDKVDFEMGTLSKAFGVIGGYVAGPEEAIEYLKQRARPFLFSSAPNPPDVAAAIAAVEILQKSDDLVKKLWDNTHFLQKGLRDLGYDLGNTKHPITPVMLYDEKLAQEFSRRLFEEYNIFAQAIVYPTVPLGTARIRLEPSAAHTKEDLKLVIDAFEDLGRKTGFLK from the coding sequence ATGGGAAAGCTTGATTGGATTAGGGAAGAACTTGAGGAACTTAAGAAGAAGGGGCTTTACGTGACAATTAGAGTTCTTCAAAGTGCCCAGGGCCCCTGGGTTATTGTGAATGGAAAGAAAGTTCTGAACATGTGTTCTAACAACTACCTAGGCTTAGCTGCACACCCCAAGATTAAAGAGGCTGCCATAAGAGCCATACTCGACTATGGAGTTGGTGCTGGTGCCGTTAGAACCATAGCTGGAACTATGGATCTCCACGTGGAGCTTGAAGAAAAATTGGCTAAGTTCAAGAAGAGAGAGGCAGCAATACTCTTCCAGAGCGGTTACAACGCTAACCTTGGAGCTATAAGTGCCCTCCTAAGAAAGGGTGAGGACGGTGTATTCTTAAGTGAAGAGCTAAACCACGCAAGTATTATAGATGGAATGAGACTGAGTGGAGCTCCTAAGGTTATTTACAAACACTTGGATATGGAGGACCTTAAGAAGAAGTTAGAGGAGAACAAGGACAAGAAGAAGAAAATCATTGTTACAGATGGAGTATTCTCAATGGACGGTGACCTAGCTCCGCTTCCAGAGATAGTCGAGCTCGCTGAGCAGTACGATGCAATAGTTTACGTTGACGATGCCCACGGTGAGGGTGTCCTGGGAAGCCACGGAAGGGGAATTGTAGACCACTTCAACCTACACGATAAAGTTGACTTTGAGATGGGTACACTAAGTAAGGCCTTTGGTGTTATAGGAGGTTATGTAGCTGGTCCAGAGGAGGCAATTGAATACCTCAAGCAGAGGGCTAGGCCATTCCTATTCTCAAGTGCTCCAAATCCACCCGACGTCGCTGCAGCAATAGCTGCAGTTGAGATACTCCAGAAGAGTGACGATTTGGTTAAGAAGTTGTGGGACAACACCCACTTCCTCCAGAAGGGACTTAGGGACCTTGGCTATGATTTAGGAAACACAAAGCACCCAATTACCCCAGTAATGTTATACGATGAGAAACTTGCCCAGGAATTCTCAAGGAGATTATTCGAGGAGTACAACATCTTTGCCCAGGCAATAGTTTATCCAACAGTCCCCCTGGGAACAGCTAGAATAAGGCTTGAGCCCTCAGCAGCCCACACTAAGGAAGACCTCAAGTTAGTGATTGATGCATTCGAGGATCTTGGAAGGAAGACTGGCTTCCTGAAGTGA
- the endA gene encoding tRNA-intron lyase gives MKTVIEFYLSGDRVYSEREKAINQLHINRGYGELKGKRLFLSLIEAAYLLEKGWIKVLDGERELSFYDVVSLGKKKDEDFDVKYLVYKDLRDRGYIVKSALKFGSHYRVYRKGAEHSDWLVWVVRESQKLSPNDITARARVAHGVRKTMVLAVVDEDGDVVYYKVEWTKF, from the coding sequence ATGAAAACAGTTATAGAGTTCTACCTTAGTGGGGACAGAGTGTATAGTGAGAGGGAGAAGGCGATAAACCAGCTTCACATAAATAGGGGATACGGGGAACTAAAGGGAAAAAGATTGTTCCTCTCCCTAATAGAGGCCGCATATTTATTGGAAAAGGGGTGGATAAAGGTTTTAGATGGAGAAAGAGAACTCTCCTTTTATGACGTAGTCTCCCTGGGAAAAAAGAAAGATGAGGATTTTGATGTAAAGTATTTGGTTTATAAGGATCTTCGAGATCGAGGCTACATAGTAAAATCCGCCCTAAAATTTGGTTCTCATTATAGGGTTTACAGAAAAGGGGCAGAGCACTCTGATTGGCTCGTTTGGGTTGTGAGAGAAAGCCAAAAGCTTTCTCCAAACGATATTACAGCTAGAGCAAGGGTAGCTCATGGTGTGAGAAAAACAATGGTTCTAGCCGTTGTCGATGAAGATGGAGATGTGGTCTATTACAAAGTGGAGTGGACTAAGTTCTAG
- the rimI gene encoding ribosomal protein S18-alanine N-acetyltransferase, with protein sequence METEEIEAPKKKVPLAMVTIRPAKLFDIPYIMRIEQMSFKEAYPRGLFLTFLEANPDTFLVAEYNGKIVGYVMGYLRPDMEGHIMSIAVHPDYRGNGIGKALMIAVIKKLFEKGARWIGLEVRVSNYRAINLYKKLGFKIVKRIISYYSDGEDAYYMILRPEDFERVILS encoded by the coding sequence ATGGAAACTGAAGAGATAGAAGCACCAAAGAAGAAAGTTCCTTTAGCTATGGTAACAATTAGACCAGCAAAGCTATTTGACATTCCATACATTATGAGAATAGAGCAGATGTCGTTTAAAGAGGCTTACCCCCGCGGTCTATTTTTAACGTTTTTAGAAGCTAACCCCGATACTTTTTTGGTTGCCGAGTATAATGGAAAAATTGTGGGGTATGTAATGGGTTACCTAAGGCCAGACATGGAAGGGCACATCATGAGCATCGCAGTTCACCCAGATTATAGGGGAAATGGAATAGGGAAAGCCCTAATGATTGCTGTTATAAAAAAGTTGTTCGAGAAGGGAGCAAGGTGGATCGGGTTGGAGGTCAGGGTAAGCAACTACAGAGCCATAAATCTCTACAAAAAGCTTGGGTTTAAGATTGTTAAGAGAATAATAAGTTATTACTCGGATGGAGAGGATGCTTACTATATGATTCTAAGGCCAGAAGACTTTGAAAGGGTGATTCTTTCATGA